A stretch of DNA from Ranitomeya variabilis isolate aRanVar5 chromosome 1, aRanVar5.hap1, whole genome shotgun sequence:
gttttctgccacattgtttccttccaacagacttaccattgaggtgccttgatacagcactctgggaacagccgatttgttgagaaatttctttctgggtcttaccctcttgcttgagggtgtcaatgatggccttcttgacatctgtcaggtcgctagtcttacccatgatgggggttttgagtaatgaaccaggcagggagtttttaaaagcctcaggtatcttttgcatgtgtttagagttaattagttgattcagaagattagggtaataggtcgtttagagaaccttttcttgatatgctaatttattgagacatgttttttgggttatcaggagttgtatgccaaaatcatcagtattaaaacaataaaagacctgacaaatttcagttggtggataatgaatctataatatatgaaagtttaattgtaatcattacattatggtaaataatgaaatttaacactatatgctaattttttgagaaggacctgtatatggcacagctttatatggagcatctatagggccataatgaacggtgcagagcatatatggcacagctatataaggagcatctatggggccataatgaacggtgcagagcatatatggcacagctatatatggagcatctatggggcaataatcaatggtatggagcattatatatggcacagctttatatggagcatctatggggcaataatgaatggtatggagcatctatttttatttttgaaatttaccggtagctgctgcattttccaccttaggcttatactcgagtcaataagttttcccagttttttgtggcaaaattagggggggtcggcttatactcgagtatatacggtataagatATTATGTGCTAACCAAAAATAGACAAGAAATATGAAGTCATTTAAGATGATCTACTGATTCCTAGGCTAAGACTTGGCACTGGAATACAACCCATATAACCAACATTATAACCAACAGAGCCACGTAactagggctgtggagttggaggtttggcttaccgactccacagccctgcatgtAACTGGTGGATATGTGAGATAAGAGTGCTATTATATGTTCGATTCCCCACAGCAGTTCCACAGCCACAacccatgcagggattgccttGCCTGAACATACTATTatcgcacaccgaagacactcggttagcacatgagcatgctcagataacgccttatccaaCCACATTCGCTCAGCACTAATGCTGAGGATATTAAGCCTCCCAATCATTGCAATAAAAACTAGCTATACTGcaataccactttttttttttttttctttaacacatTAAGACACACGTCAATTCTTTGACTCAATTTCTGTTCCATAGCAAAACGCACATCTTTACTGTGGTTCttaatgcattttttttccaaCAGAAACATACCAAATAACACAATTATTACACCTCCTTACATAATTATTAACAAGAGAAAAATCCTGCCAGAAATTGTGTGTTTTCAGAAGCAGTCTGAAGGTGTGGCTTTTTAGACCTGTAAAGCGTGACCATGCTCGTACTTGTTCAGACTGCCGCACACGCAGCCTTAATGGCCAGAGGTCCAGTGCACATGGCCGATTTCCCACAAGGACCCATGGTCGgctgtctgaccccggccttagagaacCGTTTGGATTGCTGTGAGCGACCCTAATGCCCATGGAGCCCCGTCAGGGATGTACGTAGAGAAGCCACGGGGGGCCGACGAGCAGATGGTGATTGCTAAGATTCATTCTTCACGTTCTCACCTTCACATTCGGTCTGTTCTTTTTGGTTGCACCTTCAAACGCCAAAAACGATAATGAAGCTTGATCACTGCCCGCAACATCCAGCCTGAAAATATCCCCAGACTTCATGGTGACAATCCCAATAACATGGTCCCCTTTCACTGGAACGTACTGGAAGAAAACAGACAGAGCCCTCAATTCTGAGGAACGACACGCCAGGCATGGCACTAGGCCGACACGCCGAAACTGCTCCCTCGGGGTATTCGGAGAGCTATGGAGCACGTGTGGATATACACCGTCCGATCTGGGCTCTGGATACAGCGGCAGGACAAGAGCCTCACCCTGCCATGGATGCTAATAATCCCGTCACACAATAAACATGGCTACTGGCTCTGGGAAATCACacggcacctgaagggttaagagcTGGCCAAGGGAAATGTGGTCAGAGACCCCCCCATCTGTCCAGCAATCAGCCATGACAAATCAGGCTGGTATACCTTAGTGACATGAGCCGGCCCCCTGCACACATAGCGGAAACTGCTGCAAAGAAACAAGGGAGAAGGGGCTTTTGTTTGGGACAAGACCCCAAAAATATTGTGCACCATAGTAACCTCCTGAACTCATTAGTAACCCCAATACACGGGGGGGCATGTAACCGTTATTCCCAGAAAAAAGTGACCGGTGGGACCCCCATCATGGAGCTGCTCATACACGTGGGACCCCCATCATGGAGCTGCTCATACACGTGGGACCCCCTCATCATGGAGCTGCTCATACACGTGGGACCCCCTCATCATGGAGCTGCTCATACACGTGGGACCCCCTCATCATGGAGCTGCTCATACACGTGGGACCCCCTCATCATGGAGCTGCTCATACACGTGGGACCCCCTCATCATGGAGCTGCTCATACACGTGGGACCCCCTCATCATGGAGCTGCTCATACACGTGGGACCCCCTCATCATGGAGCTGCTCATACACGTGGGACCCCCTCATCATGGAGCTGCTCATACACGTGGGACCCCCTCAACATGGAGCTGCTCATACACGTGGGACCCTCATCATGGAGCTGCTCATACACGTGGGACCCCCTCATCATGGAGCTGCTCATACACGTGGGACCCCCTCATCATGGAGCTGCTCATACACGTGGGACCCCCTCATCATGGAGCTGCTCATACACGTGGGACCCCCTCATCATGGAGCTGCTCATACACGTGGGACCCCCTCATCATGGAGCTGCTCATACACGTGGGACCCCCTCATCATGGAGCTGCTCATACACGTGGGACCCCCTCATCATGGAGCTGCTCATACACGTGGGACCCCCTCATCATGGAGCTGCTCATACACGTGGGACCCCCTCATCATGGAGCTGCTCATACACGTGGGACCCCCTCATCATGGAGCTGCTCATACACGTGGGACCCCCTCATCATGGAGCTGCTCATACACGTGGGACCCCCTCATCATGGAGCTGCTCATACACGTGGGACCCCCTCATCATGGAGCTGCTCATACACGTGGGACCCCCTCATCATGGAGCTGCTCATACACGTGGGACCCCCTCATCATGGAGCTGCTCATACACGTGGGACCCCCGTCATGGAGCTGCTCATACACGTGGGACCCCCTCATCATGGAGCTGCTCATACACGTGGGACCCCCGTCATGGAGCTGCTCATACACGTGGGACCCCCTCATCATGGAGCTGCTCATACACGTGGGACCCCCGTCATGGAGCTGCTCATACACGTGGGACCCCCTCATCATAGAGCTGCTCATACACGTGGGACCCCCATCATGGAGCTGCTCATACATGTGGGACCCCCACCCACCAGTAAGGTATCGTATACTGATGAGTAGCCCTATAGGTAATAAGGTGGTTCAGGCCTTAGTGGCAGCAATGTTTCTCATCTTCACACATCTGAACAATAAAACCCCTATGGAGACTTTCACCCGGTGCAGCCATGTGGGGGGACTTGTATTTGGGGACGAGCCCCTAACGTAGCCTTGGGGGACATACACCTTATGGTGGGACTGGGACCCCACTAATCAGGGGCGCCCGGCCCATACCCTTATACTGCGCCTCCACTGCCCTGAGGTCTGATTATGCGACATTACACGAATGGCAGCTGTGCGACTTTTGTGCCTTATGAGCAGTAACCGAATCCCACGCATTACCCTCTTCTGATGCGACTCCACCCAGTACACCGCCGGCTCCCGGTGGCGGAGGAGCCCACATTTGGTCACTTGCAGGTCCTCTCCATGGCGCATCAGCCCCGGGCCACACACCACGCGCATGCGCTTAGTATCGGAGGCGGCAGCTGAGAGGGAGAGCGGGGCGTCGGCAGCCTGCACCGGGAGAAGGAGCACATCACCCGGTAACACCACCTGATCCACGGCGTCCTGGACAGACGACATGCTGCCGGCCTATAAGGGAGGACCTAGTGGGTacaggacctttgatgatgtcacaaGCACGTGATCAGTCACGTGTGTAGGAGAGGAATCTTTAGGAAGCTCATGTGACCTGTGTACGCTAGGCAGCGGTCACATGACAGGGCTGAAATTggtcgttcacatttgcgttgtgcgccgcagcgtcggcgccgcaacgcccaacgcaaacaaaaccgcagcaaaacgcatgcacaacgctgcgttttgcgccgcatgcgtcctttttttcattgattttggacgcagcaaaaatgcaacttgctgcgtcctctgcgcccagacgcgggcgccgcagggacgcatgcggcgcaaaacgcaagtgcgacgcatgtccatgcgcccccatgttaaatattggagcgcatgacgcatgcggcgacgctgcggcgcagaccgcaaatgtgaacgtagcctaaagggaacctgtcaccttattTTGTCGCTATATATTGCGGCCACTGCCTTTTGGGGCTTATctatagtactagatggtggcccgattctaacgtatcgggtattctagaatatgtagatagtatatagcacaggctacgtactatagtgcacagtgacgtagtatataagacaaccgacgtagtatataatatagccacgtagtgtattgcacagtgatgtagtatattgtagagccacgtagtatttaacatagccatgtagtatattgcacagccacgtagtatattgcacaggcacgtagtatataacacagtcacatagtatataacacaaccacgtagtgtattgcacagctatgtagtatattggtcagcgacgtagtatataacagagccacgtagtatattgcacagtcgacatagtatataacagaaccgacacagccacatggtatattgcacagctatgtagtatataacacagagcacgtagtatataagatagccatgtagtatattgtagaggcacgtagtatattgcacagctacgtagtatattgcacagccacataatatattggacagtcacgttgtatattgcacagtcacgttgtatattgcccagctacatattatatagcacagagatgtagtatataacagcccacgcagtatgtaacacagcccacatagtatatagcaatgtgggcactatatgcgtgtttaaaaaagacttaaaataaaaaataaacatatactctccTTCTGAAGGCccctttgaagtcctggccctgtgtgcggtgcacgcggcagcttccggtcccagggttggtatgagcgcaggaactgtgatgacgtcgcggtcacatgaccgtgatgtcatggcaggtccttctcgcatagcatcggaacctgccgcttgcactgccgaggacagcgcgcgacgtcggacggtgagaataactttttttttattattattattattattattatttgtaacattagatctttttactattgctgctgcatacgcagcatcaatagtaaaaaagttggtcacacagggttaatagctgcttcaacggagtgcgttacaccgcggtccgttaacgctggcattaaccctgtgtgagctctcagcgctgactgcagggcagtaaagcagcggccatttcgctgccagactatggacgTCACTGATtgctcgtggcaatggtcgtgggcgttttgccacgaccaatcagcgacttggatttccatgacagacagaggccgcgaccaatgaatatccgtgacagacagacagaaagacggaagtgacccttagacaattatatagtagattctataatgctgtagataacccccggatccgacctgcaagtgaagaaaaataacttatactCAACAAGGCAGatgagtacgcctgcgcaggagccgcgatggCGGGAGGgaggaagaagcaggagggtggcgtctcaagaagatgggaggtgctggactgcACCAGGACCGCCCCCGTGTGAGTATAATATTACctgtttttcttctcttgcaggttggacTGGGGGATTATCTACAACATGatagaatgctctagataagctcTGAAAGGCGGTCGCCGTATCTTATAAAGGAaagtctgctgacaggttccctttaaagctggcATCAACATCAGTGACTTTGCTCCGCCGATGTCACATGACCAGCGCACACACAGGGCTGTCCCACATCAAACTCCGTACACCACTGGCCGCCCAAGACAGGACTGGAAATTACAGCAGCATTAAACTGGGCAACTAGACTATTTCTAAAGGGTTAATTGACTTTGGGCCACTGGTGTCACTTGCTCCATTCACAAAGAAATGTAATCCTTCAAAAAGACGAGTGGTTAATTCTGTAAAAATTCGGCAATGTATCCACTTTGTTGCCAGTTATTATGGCCAGACTCAGTTTGGGCCAGGCTGGCGTGACCTGCAGCTGCTTTATCTGTGTGTGGACCATGTGAGATCAGTGGTCCTAAGTCATTTAACTCTTTAAAAATACCAGTTACTTCTTCAAAGCAGTAAAACTTTTTTAGGCCTTTTGTCTACTTTAATGCCCTCTGTAATGCCCAAAACCCATGTGGCTTGGCATGGAGTGAACCGAGTTTGATATAGGACATCCCTTTCTCTGTGTTGGCAGTGTCTCATTGTCATttaactctttaacccctttccgatgttgggcgtaatagtacgcccatgtctgactccctccctttgatgtgggctccgacactgagcccacatctttcccgacacatcTCAGCTGTGTGGTCACATGCCCACTAGACACTCAAAGAAAATGAATTGAGCAGGGCGAACACTTCTAGATGGAATGTTGCTGAAGTATACAAATTGCGCATGTGCAGACTGAGATCTCGGCTTACGAGTTCTGAATCTGTGCATGCACCACCTCTGgaggccattttcccaaagtccagcATAGTTAAAAAGGAGAGCATGGTGACTCCTGACATTTTCTGAAGGTCCAGAGCCTGCCGCAGCCTCGCACCCTCCCtcccagcatcaccccactcctgctgcAGCCAACTTCCTGCATCCTGGGACCATCTCTCCACCGTAGCCACCCCCTCCCCCGATAAGCTACCATAAAAGTGGATTATGAGACGCGCCACCATTTTCTGAAAAAACATTTTTATCCTATTTTCCTCCCTTGGGATGCGTCCTATGGTGCAGTGCATCATATAATACACAATACCTGATTTGCTGCCtcgtctatttgctttatgaggatattttcTGCCACTAACAAACCCAATCgatattttattaaatattatatatatataaagaatattctttccccctccccttatctacacgtccagggactctacattttcattagattcacctatattatcatgtacAGTAGGATGGATTTtagggatgattttacatataaagaATCCCCTCCCCCCACTTATTTGTAGGATCATTCCTGAACAGACTGTAGCCTTGTAAATTACCGCCCAGTTatagctctcatccagccatgtctcctttatccccaccatgtcatcatTTTCTTCCAAAAACTCAATTCCCTTCTGACAGCCATAAGCGACCCTTGCAATACTGCTTTAGGGTGCCAATCTGCTACTATGGCAGACGAGGGCATCTGAAGGCCCCATTTCTGCCATGTCAGGGCTTTTATGATGCCTAGTCTGTGGCTGGGCTTCATTGGAAATCATCTATTTCACAATGCATTGAAATACTATCGCAGTGTATTGCATAGAACAAACAcacagcaccaaaaacgcagctaCGAAACGTCCAATAATTACAAATGTAGAAAAACTTTATTGAAGGATAAAAACACATaggtatacagcatggcaggaGACATCCCCTATACAAACCCGCACACGCATGTCCCAAAAGGACCCGAGTAAGGTGCGTAGCAAATATACATCACTGATTACATAAGTGAAAATCCAAAATGAAGGATCCTAATATTGCTGATCATATAGAGCGGTATCggtaattatatacatatataacaaGGGAGGAAATACCTACCACAGCAATCAATCACGGCACCTACGCACAGCACtcgcgtccaccccgacgcgcgtttcggcgatttgccttcctcagggggaatgCCCAGAGACAGGAGGCATGGGTTAAATACCTTATGGTCCGGAACCAGCGGAAATCGCGCCCGCGCATCCATGTATCCCTCCACATCCGGTCCGCACGGCCTGCAGgaccggaaacacacgggccccatgtgatccgccccacaAGGCACTGCAGGAGCCAAAGGCAGGGGATGCACAGATGCGCATGCGCGAAAAAACAGATGCGGCCATCTTGGAAGGGGGCAAGTATATGGGCATACAAAGGAACGTCCCATACTAGATGCAAATCAAGTACACATACCCATAACCACAGCGTGAGTGGACGAATGTGAAACATGACatataaataaaaatacaaatactaATACTCCGCTCAGTGACCGTTACTTTTACAAAATGTTTCATCTATATAGCAAAAAAGAACCTATAACAGTAAATATATACATATGCAGATCCATACATCACTCAAGGCGATCATATATAACCGCCCATCATCCAAACCTATCAATATTGTCCATCAATATGCTCTGTCAGTATTCAGTCCACCCCAAAATAGAGCCATATTAGCATCATATATCTACATGTATTCACATGAGCGGACGCCTGACAATATATTATACAATATCCAATATATCACGGATGGAAAGATCTTGATATTCATTTCGGTTTAGTCGTCAGACGGTGTATGTGGAACAGACCACATTCAGGTTCTTCTCGCGGTGCCACAAGTAGATCCACATATAGAAACAGGTCACGGTCCAGAAACAAACTATAAATAGAATAGtaagaaaatatagaaaaaattaaaACCATGTTAAAAACAACGTGTGCAGAACCGCACAGGGGAAAAGGAAAAGGTGCACAGCAGCATGGCGACTATAGAAATGGAGCAAACGACAAAGTCTCATTCAGCCCCTCGGGCTGAACCGTACCCAAACGCCAAATCCAGCGTGTTTCTAACATCCCAAGTCTCTTTGATAGACGGCCACCCCTAATATTAATCTTgagggcatcaattcccctcactctTAGTAATGTAGCATCACAATTGTGATGTGCCTTAAAATGTCTCGGCAGGGTCTTTAGCGTGGTTGTATCCATGTGGCCggcggccgcctgtatccccagcaCATGTTCCCTAACGCGGACCTTTAACTGTCGGGTCGTAAGACCAACATAAATTAGTCCGCAGGGACATGTGGCGTAGTAGATGAC
This window harbors:
- the EXOSC3 gene encoding exosome complex component RRP40 translates to MSSVQDAVDQVVLPGDVLLLPVQAADAPLSLSAAASDTKRMRVVCGPGLMRHGEDLQVTKCGLLRHREPAVYWVESHQKRYVPVKGDHVIGIVTMKSGDIFRLDVAGSDQASLSFLAFEGATKKNRPNVKVGDLVYGQFIVANKDMEPELACIDGSGKANGMGVIGLDGLMFKVSLGLVRKLLTPQNDIIQELMNVFPMELVIGMNGRIWIKAKTIQQTLIVANILEACEYLTAAQRKQVFAKFSD